GCAATGGGGATCTGCACCGCCCTTGGGATTTACATCACGGTGTGTGTAGCCCTGGAGCCATTACAAGTGGTGGAAAGTAATCACTGTCTCATGGCTCTTTGGCCAGTGTCATGTGACAGATGGTCTCGGTCCAGTCTCTAATGGAAGGGGTTGGCACCTGTGCAAGAAACCCCACAATGACAATCTGCAATTTTTGTATCACCTCATGCAACAGTTCTAACAGAGATTACCTGTGAGCCCGagtttccttcctctgctggtACTGGACCATGGCAGTGACTGGTGAACAAAGATGAGTAGTGTAGGGAAGCACACAGACCTGAGGCCTTTGCTTCACTCTGTTGTGTAGAAATGTGAGGAGAACTGTGGTTACACTAGCTGTTGGTGTGAGCAACTCTGCCGCTGGCTtctattgttttatttcaggcAGACTTCATAATATTAGATATTTATCTTAAAATCACTGAAGTTAGATAGTGATGGGAGAATTGTCATAAAGTAGTTTTCAGCTTTCAGATGATgtaaagaaaaacttgaaaatattaaCTGTATGAACAGTAAAGttcaaaaaattcaaaagaaatatgaaCTGTGTGAACAGTAAAGACTTGGGAATGAATACCTTctttagaatatattttaaaaaacaaatatcatGACATTTTGTTTAGATAGAATAGGTTAACAGTAAAGCACTCATCCTGAGCCCTATACACATTCTGAATATTGAGAAATGAAATAGGGATAATTTCCTAAGTGCTAATAGTAGGTTTATGGTCTGTCTGAGAATCTGATGGTCTCCAGTAGACCTCCATAACAGAACTGGCTCCAAAACACGGGCTTATATTTAATCTGCCTATGGAAAGGAGGTTTGATTCTTTACTCCTTTCCTAGAGCAGATGGTATGGTTTTGTTTCACAGTACCCCTTCTCTCTAATGTTCAAGTCCATTGACTTTATCAGCCAGGTTGTGGtacttaaaatactttcatCAAAAATTACCTGTTTCTGTTCCTCACATTTGAATCCataaatcaatttttattttaaagtgtcatACATAGTTTATCACCTAAGAACAATGCAACGATTGTTGTTGCTAGTCTTCTTCCAACAGGCTGTTGCTGCAGCAGACCTGCTTCACTGAGAGAAGCATCCCCCTGACATCACTGATGCACACTTCCCTGTTCCTTGAGAATGTGGGCTCTGTCCCACTACCTCACCTTGCTCCTCTTGGTAACAGCTTAATTCCCAGCTTGTGTGATCTCTCATACAGAGGCTGCAAATTGCAGATCAGTGTAGCTTGAGGACATGTTAATTTACAAAGAATAAACACAATAGTAATTCTTAGCCCGTGGACATATTGCCATTGATAACTTTTTTAATGCCACTTTCTCGTTCCTACTGTAGTGCACACACTGTAGGTTGCATGCACGTCATTCTCTACTGTAAATGAGATGCAGATGAATAGAGATCACGTCTGGAGGTTGTATTGGATGAGCTGAAAATGACTGCATGACAAGTAGCCCTTTTTTTTAGCATAGCACTAAAGTAATTTTTGgagcttttgtttctctctcccctctttcGTTCATAGCATAAGTCACTGGAGCGGAGTTGTATGTTGCCAGAACTTGAGCATCAGTTTCCACAACCTGAAAACCCATAATACCAGTGCAGCAGTGGGAGGATAAGgatgagaaaaagaggaaatctATTCTTTTGATTTCCCATttcattataaaacaaaatatttgtcatcTAGAAGAATGTAGTGCATTACAATAGAATCACATTTGTTGTTTAGAAGTGGTTTCAGAAGCTTTGGGCTAAATGAGCTCTGACAGGAACGATTTAACACTATCCATGTAAGAatttgagcagcagcagagaaattgCCTCAGCTTTGCCTCTAATATGGTgatagaatattaaaaaaagagactgaaatCTCACAAAGACACATCACTCTTAGAGGCATTACCTAAGTCTTGCATTGCTTCCATTCTGAAGAGATGCAAAGACTAGCAAGTTTAAATACACAAATTACTAAAACAATGAAGTGGTACAATCATCATGGTTTCATGATTTAGTCCAGTAGtctatttcatttcaaaataaattggAAGATAACAGAGAAGTAGTTATAACCAAGACCTTGGGTTTCCTTTATTCGTAGACATGTGCTTACTTTGAGATTTCCCCAATTAAATGCATGTGAGAGTTTGTGGGATAAAAACATGCCATGTTGAACTGCCCAAGATGACCAAGAAGCCTTGAAATAGGCCAGAAACCTCAATTCCTTCAATTACAGGCCAGTTCCTATACTTTCTCTTGGCAAAACATCAGAGTTGCCATAACCTGTTGGCCAATGCTACAACCTGgtgttgttttcaaaatttgttgCCTTCcatatttctgttgaaatcaCGAGGAACAAGAGCAGTGCATAAACACTACTGATAGGATACAGCTCATATTCATAATGCTTAATCTAATAGAAATCCGTGTTAGAGCTAGTTCTACCACAGCGTTTTACAAGTTCAGCCAAGTATGACTTGAAAGAAGTATCGGGAACCTGGTTCTGCCATTTCTGGTGGTCAGGTTTATGTAACTGTTTTTTGCAGTGAGCATATTCTTTATAGATCACTTATCCCAGATTTGTAATCTCACTTGAGGAGGGATTCTACCTTTGTGTTCATACAGCAAGTGATTCTGATCCAAACTGGAGTTTACAAACATAGCAGTACTTAACAGTGAGAATAATAGTAGTAATAAGCagtaacacagaagaaatacttgAATACCTGTccacaaagcaaagaaatttctgtttagaaaaaataaatgttttgaaacCCTATGCAGAGATGCCCTTAAATAAGTTACAGAGGACTTATTTTCTCTGGAAAGTAACTTTAAAGTCTTTGATTATTAACATCTTTTAACTGTTTACATCTCAGCTACCATTCTTACCAAAAGCCTGAAAGTTTTTTTACCTGACTTTTAGTGTGATTTAAATTAAACTTCAGTTAAAAATTACTGAGAAAAGTGGAATGATCTTAGCTCAAGTTTTAGATAACATTTGATCCGTATTGTGTCATGTTTGTGTGGCTCTCCCTGCCTCACAGTATAATAAATTTCAGTATAATCCAGAAATCAAAACTTCAGTTAGTGTCCTGATGGGGTCACTTGGGATGTGATACAGGTCTTAAATAAGGAAACCTACTGGCAAATGAGCTCTAACTGAACAATTGTATTGTCTTTATAGCGCCCCCCCCGTAAGAGTAGTTTCAACAGTTATGCTAGAATGTCATGTAAAGTATGCAGTCTCATGAAATCTGTTCCTAAATATTCCTAGACTACAGATGCCTTCTAGGAGTATACGTGTCAGTTTACAAATCTGGGTGAAGTCCTATTCATGAACTTGCAATTCAAATCACTGGGAAAACAGAAtacctaacaaaaaaaaaaagcacttacaCAGGCCATGAGTGCTATTCCTTCTGCAGTCCTTCAGTACAGAGAAGTCTGTAAAAATTTTTCCATGCAGAGAAAAAGTCTAAAGGCTTCTATGGAGAGAAAAATAGTTCCTGCAGCTTACGAAGCTGTACGATAGTTCTATTTCCAGTCCATCAGGTTAGCTCTGAAATGACATGCCAGGAACTTAAAAGAAGTTTAACTTTGAACCACTCTGCTTTGTAGCCATGAAGAAATACCCCAGGGACCACGCAGTCCATTCTAGATTCATAGTTAGTTACCAGAACTGTAGTATTACCTAATTCTGACTGCAGGTTTGAAATGTATGAAATGATTGATTCATAATTAGTGGTCATTTAAGGTTGACTttgtattaataataaaattatggaGCAGTACTCCATTCCATCTTCCAGGGTTCATGCAGTAGCTACTACTGTAACTCCATAAGCAATAATTAACGTTCTGTAAATAAGAACTGTTCCTACCAGGAATATAAGGTGGTCAACAACTGGCCAAAAACGTCATGGGATTTACAAAAGTTTCTGGCTCTAATTGATTGTGGGATTTGGGTGAGTAAttgagggggaggagaagctctGCAGACCTCACTTGCGcatgaaggaatttttttcaggtttttataGTGAAAGTTTGTTTCAGCTGTTCTGTGTCTATTTTTGAAAAGGGTATAGAGAAGCATGACTTTGATCATTATTGAGtagtgctttaaaagaaaaaatattattgaagtagaatatgaaatgaaatctagtgatgctttttaaaaactgcataaCTAATCTCATGAAATATTGCAGTATCTATGTTGGAGTGCCCAGGATGTTAATCATCAGTCTGTTTTTATAGGATTTGTCACAGACTAACAATCATAATCAAACATGATAAGCAGAAATTGTCACtcttttttcaaatacagacaTATAACAGattcatgtatttgttttcacaggCTTCCTTATATCATCACTATTCAACAGACAAAGGCCTGGACAGGCCATCTAGGTAAGAAATACAATATATGATTTCAGTAGACACAGATTATACAGCCTGAGGGTTTTCTTTGTGATCTGAAGCCAGCAGATGTTACTGTCTCcttttagcccgcacccagagctaaacaataaccagttgttctatcacccagtctcccctccccagctgagaaagggaattgggaaaaaaaggaggctcacgggttgaaatttaaacagatttaataaaataagaaaaccaatatcaatactaatacaaaagacacaaaattacacttagctcatagagtggtggtgAGTCtctccagggatagtaaccattgaagagagcacagcaaagagccccccatccccagcagctttcccatttattgtgaccctgacgttaatgttacagaatacacctgtgggccagcctggggcagctgccctggctgtcactgctaatggccttgatcaccatcccacagctggccacaaactgaaacaaaatgtaacagaaaagtgattctataaattttatccctgcaaaaccaggacagttacGAAGAGTCAGATTTTACCGTTCACCTCATGAGCTACTGGCAAAATAGAGAGATGCGTGGAGAGGGTGTTCATATTTTGATACTGAAGTGTAAATCTTACTTTTGTTTTACAAGGACTTACTGTTTACACTCAAAATAAGCCACACTGTTTTCTGGGTCTTTCCATTGACATCCCCGAGCTGCTGTCTCAACTGCAGCAACCTCTCATTTAACCTTACTGCCCGCAGCACTTCCAGTGCTGTTTCCCTGAGCACGCTACCTCATCTCTTCTCAGTCTCTTTTTCCTATCTTTGCGCTGAACTTCTAGTACCAAAAAATAGTCTAAGAAAACTTGATGCATTTATTTCAAAGCCTTCACTATGGAAATGACATAGCAATTTTGtataaaactttaaaacaattaggtgaagaagaaattcagcttttctctgtgaaatatGTGGTAAGATGCTTGAGACCAGCGCATCTCCTCTTTACATGTTTTTGATGTATTTGTTCTGGCATTGTTTAATGTATAAGCCAACAATATGATTATgacattactttttaaattctggATTCTGATCTGAGGTAGACTGCTGTTAATACTGCTTATTTCTGTAGTTCTGCAAGCACTGCGAGTGActacagaaaaaggaggaagtCGGAACCTGCTGTAAGTCATCAGAGGGCACACAGCGATCAGAACGCCAACAGGGCCAGCCTGGGCCGTACAGATACCCAAGGCCCGTATACCACCCTTAGAAAGCCTTTAACTAGctcctctccttcttctccaTCAAGAGCAAAAGGTAAGAGGAGAGCGTATTTGTTAGCAGAAAACTACTGATGATGTGTTGTGCAATACATTGTAGTAAATGCGACTGTCTGATGTTGCTCCGTGCACTTCACTGGGAGATTCACTATATAAACCAACAGCTTTGGGCCTTTCATGAAAGGCTGACTTGTTTATTCTTACATGtacaattttaaactgaaaagctgGATTTGTAACAAGGATTTTCCAATTTCAACTGCTTAttctaacaaaagaaaattgacTAAATGGAGACCATGATTTGTACCACCATATATAAACCTATAAAGTTTTATTAACTCCGCTGTTCTCTTATTAGATTATTgtgattttaaaactgtttttggTAAATACAGAAAGTAAGTCAAGACAAATAGCATATAAGATTAAAGATGTGTGTCCAGGATAGGAGACTTTTCAAATCTATAGCTGATGTCTTAGACATTGTCAGTTATCAGGACCTAATTTAACCAAGCAAACATCCATAgtctgattttttattttgtaaatcaTTGAAGTATTTAGTACATCATATACAATCTAATTAGCTTTGTTTTCCAAGTATCTCACCACTCCATTACTGTTCTCCATGTCtctctagaaaataaataattgacTCAgttgttggtttggggtttgagGTGGGTTGTTCTAGCAAGACAAAAGGTTTCCAGTAAGATATATGATGGAAGTAATATACAGAGTAATATCGTATACAATGTGTCTCCTTCTATTTAAGTTATCATTTATTCATTTAGTTGCTGTATTTTGTAGCTATACTTTCTAATCAGCCTAGGGACTGTATAAACCTTTGTAAAAGTaaatttccactgaaaagaACATAATATCCAGGCTACAACAAAATGAGCCAGACAAAGAAAAGCACTGAGGAATATTAAGAGTGAAGTGATGgaaaagcaaatgtattttaaacccTGTGATatagcagtaatttaaaaagtggGTAAACTCATCCATTTGATGTACCAGGCCAGGCAGTGAAAAGTTGGTAAACTCCATTTACCTGCATTTACCTTTGGCTACACCACTGATAATGAGCACTTACCATGACTTAAACACTTGTGTTTGAAAATCTTTCCCTTAAGAACATCTACCACTGCTAATTAACTCTCAGAAGGTGACCTAGCTGTGTCACTCCATTCTCTCCCAGCGTAATTGGAATAACCATTTTgttaaagcagcagcacattATAAGCTGTTTGATCAGCATGGATTTTGAACTcaagtgtttcagtttctgatcCAGATTCAAGTTGTTCTTCTAGAAAGCAGATTGAGCTGTTTGAAACATGTGTCCTGAACTGAATGTTGCCACTTGAGACTATTTTTGAAAGTTCAGTGCAAGTATGAGAGACCACAGTTCCAAATTTGTCTCATAGTGACTTCTAGATCTAGCATGCAGATAAAAATATGTCTCAAAACTTGCTCGTTTTCTTATGGGAGTCAAGCTAAGGGTTATTGTTTCCTCTACGTGCTAGCTAGGCTAGGTAAACTGATGCATCTTCCTTTACACCTGTATAGCAGTTCCTCAACCACCTTGTTCTGCCCTCAATCAGCTGTAGAAAACACCACTCCCTCAGTGCTCTCACACAAGGAAAGAGCAGACTACCTATGCTACCTATGAACAACTGGGAGAAATTTCCCATTTGATCTTATATAAAGATTTATCTTTACCTTAATTATCTTAGAATATGGAGTTGCTGTGAACTCTCTGAGTGTTATTCAGATCAAAAATTCTGAACAGCTTCTATCAGAATGCACAGGTGGAAAAGTCAATATTTGACTCAGGTCTGGATTTGTTGTTTGGCTTCATCTTTAAAtcttttgcagcttttattgCCTGTTGACCTGCTTCAAAATCAATATTAATGCTTGTTTTCTTACATTGCTTTGGGTGGGGGTTGCGGAGGGGGTAACATCTCCATATTTCATAAGGAGTTCTTTTTGATGTTCAAATTATCATGAGTACATTTTTACGCTGGAAAATAACTTAATTATTAGctctgctgccccaggctgTAGCAACCTATGTACTGACCTAAGTTGATAGATGGATTAATTGCTGTCTCTTTTCTAGTCTTTCTGAATCTTTTAATTTCTGGCAATGTCTCTTTTTTTACTCAATGCTGCTCTGTGGATTATAAAGGTGGGGATATTAGCAAAGTATATCCATCCCTTTTAAGTTATTCAGTGCACAACCACAACACCTCAAATGAGTTAGATTACTGTAGCACTTACAGACAACATTTAGCTGTTCCAAATGATTCAAGAAGGGCAATTAGCTGCAAGAACGGCTGGCAAATGACTCGTCAAAATGCAGAAGTCTGGAGCAGCACAGAAGAAACTGCTTCTCCAAAGAGAAAATCTCGTAGCTATGATGATCTGTTAACAGATGATCGCGATAGCTTTCCCGATGCACAGGCCAAGTCTGAAAGCATGGGCTCTCTGTTATGTGAGGAGGACTCCAAAGAAGTTTGCTCAATGAACTGGGCCTCCCCATATGTTGAGGGCCATGGTAGTAGTAGGTCAAGAGTTCGTTACAGATCTGCACACGATGCCCCAGGTTTCCTGAAAATGTACAAGAAGATGCATCGCATCAATCGCAAGGACTTGATGAATTCTGAGGTGATTTGTTCTGTGAAGTCCAGAATTCTGCAGTATGAAAAAGAACAGCACAAAGCTATTCTTCAAGGCTGGAGAGAGTCTTCTACTGAAGAGGTGCCCAGAGACATGGTGCCAACCAGAATAtctgaatttgaaaaattaattcagaagtCAAAATCAATGCCGAACCTAGGTGATGAAATGTTGTCAACTATTACACTAGAGCCTCCTAAAAATGGCTTATGCCCAAAGAGGCGGTTTTCTATCGAATCCttgctggaagaagaaaatcaaggTAGACATCCCTCTCAGGTACAACAGAGCTACAAGTCTAAAACCCTGGTGCCAATTCATATTGAAGTGACCAGTGATGAGCCACAACGATCACATATGGATTTTTCAGACAGTGATCAAGATGGAGTGGTGTCTGACCTCAGTGACTTTATCCAGATAGAGGGTTCCTCCTTTTGTAGTGAAAGTGACTTTGACCACTTTTCCTTCACATCATCTGAAAGCTTTTATGGATCAGGCcatcatcaccaccaccaccacaggcATCTCATCAGCTCCTGCAAAGGGCGATGCCCAGCATCCTACACCCGCTTCACCACCATGCTAAAACATGAAAGGGCTAAACAAGAAACCACTGAAGATCCAAGGAGACAGGAAGCAGAATCTGGCCTCTCTAAGATAGCTTTTCTAGTCAGTCCTGTGCCTTTCcgaaggaaaaaaagtgcagctcccaaaaaacaaactgaaaagaaaaaatgtaagtcATCTGTATTTGAAGCACTAGATTCTGCACTTAAAGACATCTGTGACcaaattaaagctgaaaaaagaaggggaagcTTGCCTGACAACAGTATATTACACAGACTTATTACTGAGCTGCTTCCAGACGTTCCAGAAAGGAATTCATCTCTTAAAGCTCTGAAGAGTCCCATGCACCAGCCTTTTCATCCACTGCCTCAAGATGGTGCTCTCCGTTGCCCACTGTACCAGAATGATTGTGGAAGATTACCTCTTAGTGCCTCTTTTCCAGACATGGACGCAACTAACAACAATGACAGTGCACTGTGTTTCCAAGGTGGATTAACTTCCTTCCTTTATCCTTGTGATTTACTTATCCAACCTTACTCCCTGTGTTTCCCACCCTTTCTCattccattttcatttgtgttgTCTATAAGAAGCTTCTATCTCACAAAACTCTTAATGAAGGATGTCATTTTTACACAGGTGATGAGGACAGATAAATTTGGTGTCTATTCACAAAATGCAGTAATCTGGACAACTGGAGTAACAGTGTATTTCAACTAATAGATTATTAGTGCTATAAAATACAATGGTGTTATTAAATTAAGCAGtgtaggttgttttttttttccccaagaaaaagACCCTACAGAAAGTGAATGTATGCATCATAAGATGCTGGTCAAACAGAAGATAATATGCAGATAGCCCttcctttattatttaaaaaaaaaatctgcatctaAACCATGTTGTACTGTATAGTTTTGTTACATGTAAGTGataaaaatgctgttaattCTGCCAGTATCATAGAaagtttattctgttttcttatgaaAACACACTAATTTCACTGCTTTGTATTACTTTTTGTGAATAGACCCTAAAGTCATTTTAGGGAGTTTCCATTTCCAGTGTTCAAACAACACAATTTCCAATTTCTGTGGCAGCAAAACTAGTTCTTCTCATAGAATTTTAATGTATCTatgtttttttgagaaatatccTATCCTATCCTCTTAGAAGGGAAATTCTCAATAATCAAAACTTGAATGAAGCTGTCAGGGTGAGTGTAACTGAAAAAAGTCTGTCTTGACAGTGATCTGGTTTTAAAGTTACTACTTTGAGTTGTTTGttgctctgcttctctttttctcaaaaaaattgcttgagcttaaaatgtttttaaagtttaacCTTGCAATATTAAAAGAAGCAAACTAGATCATAGCAGGAGTGCACAAAGATGTATCCCAGATGATTTAGCTTAATGTCTTTGGCAAGCCTGTCATTTATATCTCTTTTTAAATGGTAACATTTCTGTGTTAAAGAATTCTGCTTCTGGACATACGGTACTCTGTGACAGAGCATCTTTGAGAATTTAATGACATTACAATGCTGTTCTTGAAATCACAAATGGATGTaagagaaaatgtctttaataTATCAGTTATGCAATACTTAATCAGATCCATCTTACTTATCTTTAATCTCACAtctttttctgtaacttttgcCCAAGTACCACactaataaatatatatttcaagaGAAATCAGAACTGAAGCTGTTACCATCTCTTCTTAACTAGTTAAAATAGACATATTGAGAACAGAGAATTTGGTAGCAAACAGCTACAAAACGCAGCACAGAATTGAATCAGTCATACTTGAGGCCTGATCATGATTAACCCTGGCAGGCAGTACGACACGATGAGACTGAAGTTGTTGGAAATTGCGCTTGTCACATATCACAGTTGCTAAATGAGAATTTTCCAGTCCTTGAAAATAAGGAAATCCACAGTGCGGAGTAAACGTGGATTCCTAATAGCTTCTGCAGCTATGAAGGAGCCTGGTGTGAGGAAAGTGGTACCCTCTGTCAACATTAATATCCTTAAAGTAGCATGGAGAATGAGTACAGCAGAATATTCCATTAACTTCCATCAGCACCAGTCATGGCTGAGCTCTGCTTCTAATAAAGTTTCGTGTTTTGATGGATCTGTGTGCGTCTCTTACAGCCACCATCCACACAGAGACCCTAAGGTCATAGCAAAGAACACTGAAAACTACCAATATTGACTGCATAAGGAGCTGtagagaaataaaggaaattctTCTTCCTAAAGCTGCTATGTTTtcactccttccctcccacatCAACtagagtttaaagaaaaaactaataGATGTGTTTGGAGACATTATATCTTCAGGTTTATGTGGTGACCATAGATCCCCATACACATGCCATATCAAGAAAGCTGTCCAGAACTGGGACTGAGATGTACTTGTTGGTGATGACATGCTTGCAACCAATGACATAAATAATACAATTATCTAATTTTTTGCCTCCACTATATTTATCAATAGCCTCAAGTTTTCGTGGCTTAGCCAACAGCCCACTGGAGACCATTTACATCTTTCTTCTGTAAGACCCCAACATAATGGATGAGATGctttcaattctttttttttccacttgtacTTCTTTAGAAATGTATGGGCTTGGTAAGAACAGATTGTGTGAATGAAGTCAAAGGAAGACAAACATCAGTCATATGTCTCCACTAGCAGGTATCACTGTGGCAGCAGGCGACTAAAATAGTAAATCTCAGAAGTCAAGAGGAAGTTCATTTCATCCTCTGGTCTGAAATAGTtccattatattttcatttcacattgGCAACTTGCAGAGCTACGAATAGtgtaagatttttattttttttttattaaaacgTGAAAAGATGTATTCACCATCCTATAATATATCATCCTGTAATAAATATTGGTAAACTGTGCTTTAGAGAAAATCTGCCACATAGATTGGTAAGTAATGATTTGTACTCCATCTCTTAAAACAGAGTTGTTTTTATGAAATAACATCCTTTTAAATTCCCTTGTGCTGCCTAACAAGTGCCCCTGGTAAAgtagaaatgcattttagatCACTTAGGaggaaacaatttttcttcactATTTTTTCATTGAAGCATGCTTTAATCATGTTTTGTGCATGTAATTATATGTTTATATTGTTAGCATTCCGAAACAGTTCCTTGCAACCTGACGCTGTCCCGGTACTGCTGTCATGTCTTACATTTGGTCCAGTAGGGCTGCATCCCTTCATCCAGTGAGGCACAATTTTGGTCTCTTGATCCTCTGTCTCTTGATTCTTCTGCTGTGGATCAGAGGACAGCCTTTGCCTTTGCTTGAcagtcagtattttttttttttctttaagggtGCACTTTAGCCATCATATcatgtgcttttctttctattaaaagtaaaataatagaTTTCAGTATCTCTTCACCCCCCTACACGAAACCAAACAGCATCACAGATTTGAatgattttgtttaatttactaTAGTTTCAcatgatttctgttttcagtagaCCAGGAGTCTCCTGGAAGCTATTCTTCTGCTTTCACTGATGTGGGACGATGTACTccaagggagagaagaggaactACAGACAAAGAGGTAGTGAAACAGCAATAAATAATGCAGCAATATCCATATGGAAAGTTAGTAACAAATCTGAGACAAGATCTGTGTTGTCTTTAAGATACTGTAATGATACAGACCAAACGAACGGTTACTCATCATCACATCATCAGATGGTACTTCaacaaattaaaagaatatCAAGCTTTGTAAGATAAGCTGCATCTTCTGTTTATGTTTAGATATGGACATAAGTTTACTAGTCATTGATAGACTCTGTCAAAGTTGACTGAAGTGGGTGTTTGGGACCAGAGAAAAATAGCAGATGTGACTGAGGAAAGGGTCTTTTGAGAACCAGAGCGTTACGCAAAGAAACTGCCTCAGTAGTttcaaaactgatacaaaaaacatctgtatttcaccattatttttgt
The sequence above is drawn from the Nyctibius grandis isolate bNycGra1 chromosome 6, bNycGra1.pri, whole genome shotgun sequence genome and encodes:
- the SORBS2 gene encoding sorbin and SH3 domain-containing protein 2 isoform X10, with amino-acid sequence MSVTLTAVKRVQSSPNLLASGSDSQSPDSAKGFRSVRPNLQDKKSPTQAQITVNGNSGTAASPVSHFQRPFSPSSAYPPPASLNSNIVVMQHGRMMESTETYSQHVQTVGSTTTTSTIPICRTSEEEKKITVIKAPHYAGIGPVDESGIPTAIRTTVDRPKDWYKTMFKQIHMVHKPDDDTDMYNTAYAYSPGSYSPSFSAQAHPAAKTQTYRPLSKSASDSSSDAFKVSSPLPPPHVPPPVPHRLRERSTEKNDWDPPDRKVDTRKFRSEPRSIFEYEPGKSSILEHERPTDRINPDDIDLENEPWYKFFSELEFGRPASLYHHYSTDKGLDRPSSSASTASDYRKRRKSEPAVSHQRAHSDQNANRASLGRTDTQGPYTTLRKPLTSSSPSSPSRAKGGDISKVYPSLLSYSVHNHNTSNELDYCSTYRQHLAVPNDSRRAISCKNGWQMTRQNAEVWSSTEETASPKRKSRSYDDLLTDDRDSFPDAQAKSESMGSLLCEEDSKEVCSMNWASPYVEGHGSSRSRVRYRSAHDAPGFLKMYKKMHRINRKDLMNSEVICSVKSRILQYEKEQHKAILQGWRESSTEEVPRDMVPTRISEFEKLIQKSKSMPNLGDEMLSTITLEPPKNGLCPKRRFSIESLLEEENQGRHPSQVQQSYKSKTLVPIHIEVTSDEPQRSHMDFSDSDQDGVVSDLSDFIQIEGSSFCSESDFDHFSFTSSESFYGSGHHHHHHHRHLISSCKGRCPASYTRFTTMLKHERAKQETTEDPRRQEAESGLSKIAFLVSPVPFRRKKSAAPKKQTEKKKCKSSVFEALDSALKDICDQIKAEKRRGSLPDNSILHRLITELLPDVPERNSSLKALKSPMHQPFHPLPQDGALRCPLYQNDCGRLPLSASFPDMDATNNNDSALCFQDQESPGSYSSAFTDVGRCTPRERRGTTDKEKLPARAVYDFKAQTSKELSFKKGDTVYILRKIDQNWYEGEHHGRVGIFPISYVEKLSPPEKAQPARPPPPAQIGEIGEAIAKYNFNADTNVELSLRKGDRIILLKRVDQNWYEGKIPGTNRQGIFPVSYVEVIKKSASKSVDDYPDPPIPKSYSSDRIHHLSSTKPQHPVLAHENIHSGGEPFQALYNYTPRNEDELELREGDVIDVMEKCDDGWFVGTSRRTKFFGTFPGNYVKRL
- the SORBS2 gene encoding sorbin and SH3 domain-containing protein 2 isoform X7, yielding MKAADPLQTVDRPKDWYKTMFKQIHMVHKPGSYSPSFSAQAHPAAKTQTYRPLSKSASDSSSDAFKVSSPLPPPHVPPPVPHRLRERSTEKNDWDPPDRKVDTRKFRSEPRSIFEYEPGKSSILEHERPASLYHHYSTDKGLDRPSSSASTASDYRKRRKSEPAVSHQRAHSDQNANRASLGRTDTQGPYTTLRKPLTSSSPSSPSRAKGGDISKVYPSLLSYSVHNHNTSNELDYCSTYRQHLAVPNDSRRAISCKNGWQMTRQNAEVWSSTEETASPKRKSRSYDDLLTDDRDSFPDAQAKSESMGSLLCEEDSKEVCSMNWASPYVEGHGSSRSRVRYRSAHDAPGFLKMYKKMHRINRKDLMNSEVICSVKSRILQYEKEQHKAILQGWRESSTEEVPRDMVPTRISEFEKLIQKSKSMPNLGDEMLSTITLEPPKNGLCPKRRFSIESLLEEENQGRHPSQVQQSYKSKTLVPIHIEVTSDEPQRSHMDFSDSDQDGVVSDLSDFIQIEGSSFCSESDFDHFSFTSSESFYGSGHHHHHHHRHLISSCKGRCPASYTRFTTMLKHERAKQETTEDPRRQEAESGLSKIAFLVSPVPFRRKKSAAPKKQTEKKKCKSSVFEALDSALKDICDQIKAEKRRGSLPDNSILHRLITELLPDVPERNSSLKALKSPMHQPFHPLPQDGALRCPLYQNDCGRLPLSASFPDMDATNNNDSALCFQDQESPGSYSSAFTDVGRCTPRERRGTTDKEKLPARAVYDFKAQTSKELSFKKGDTVYILRKIDQNWYEGEHHGRVGIFPISYVEKLSPPEKAQPARPPPPAQIGEIGEAIAKYNFNADTNVELSLRKGDRIILLKRVDQNWYEGKIPGTNRQGIFPVSYVEVIKKSASKSVDDYPDPPIPKSYSSDRIHHLSSTKPQHPVLAHENIHSGGEPFQALYNYTPRNEDELELREGDVIDVMEKCDDGWFVGTSRRTKFFGTFPGNYVKRL